One Poecilia reticulata strain Guanapo linkage group LG19, Guppy_female_1.0+MT, whole genome shotgun sequence genomic window carries:
- the LOC103481364 gene encoding transcription elongation factor B polypeptide 2 produces the protein MDVFLMIRRHKTTIFTDAKECTTVYELKRIVEGILKRPPEDQRLYKDDQLLEDSKTLGDCGFTNQTARPQAPATVGLAFRVNDEMFEQLHIEAFSSPPELPDVMKPQDSGSTANEQAVQ, from the exons GACGTGTTCCTAATGATCCGGCGTCACAAGACGACAATCTTCACAGACGCCAAGGAATGCACCACCGTGTATGAGCTGAAGCGGATTGTTGAAGGAATACTTAAAAGACCTCCTGAGGACCAGCGGCTCTACAAA gatGATCAGTTGTTAGAGGACAGCAAAACTCTGGGAGACTGTGGATTCACCAACCAGACTGCCAGACCTCAAGCACCAGCTACAGTTGGTCTGGCCTTCCGTGTAAAtg ATGAGATGTTTGAGCAGCTGCACATCGAGGCCTTCTCCAGCCCCCCCGAACTCCCCGACGTGATGAAGCCTCAGGACTCCGGTAGCACTGCCAACGAGCAAGCGGTGCAGTGA